gtaatattaattttacacTTGGCCTTTAGtttttgcctttgttgttattgctcttgttcttgtaattgttgttgttgttgttgggtgtGCAAAAAAGTAGACAAGTTGCAAGCGTGTTGCactctttgttgttgcactgACAAGCCAATTAATTTGGGTTCTTAAAAATATCACtagctaaattaaataaatatgctaaGCACATTACACAATATACtaagtaattgttgttgttgttgttttcattgttgttattgttgttgtgagaAAACTTGTGCAGCGCAAAATTTCCTGTACCATCAATTATGCATAAGTACGATTATTGTAGATATTTTAGCCACCTTAACCCCCAACCCCCTAGCCCACTCAATTTGATTCCATTCCCCGAGCCGATTTCTGCTGACGTTTTgcgtttttaataatatttacttaaaagcACAAACAATTGGCCAAAAATGCGGCAACTGCAGTGAAATTtgcaaaaggcaaaaacaaaaacaaaagcaagaaaaaaatgcatcgaaaaaaaatatagaaaaataatggctaaatttgaaaactacGCAAATCGCAAATTGAGGAAAAAAGGGAAAGGGGAAAAGGATGTGGTGAGAAGCTGCCTAGAAATCGGAGAACtctttaaaaatgcatttgtacattttcgtaataatcaatgaaaattaatttgaaatgattaaataaacgtatgcttacttttaattaaatggaaaGAAGAAAATCAAGGGATAAGCAATGCCATACCTAGggataaaattattaactatttgccaactatataaaaatattccaCTTATAAATTGAACAATTGCAAAGTTAGATTTtaagttgaattaaattaaatatatttaaggaaatagaaaataatttgtagtTTCTATAGATTTTAATGTGATCACACAATtgtttacaatattttcaGCAGCTATTTGTGTACGATGATCGTTTTGTTGGACTTTTTAtagaaatgcaaaaatatcgcaaagaaaatgtaaaaataaaaataatttagtaaCCATTAAACCCAACAAATGTTTGaaaagaattgaaattgataaagCAGCTGCTGCTAGTTTGTTTTAGccaagaaagagagatagagatagaaatagagataatgaaagagagggaaagagaaagagactcTGGGATGATGCATAAGGTGACGACAATTAACTTAAatccttttgctttttattattaaacgcGAAATGCGTCTGTACCTTCGTCTAAATCCCGCATCTTGTCACTTCGATCTACGCTGATTAACTTTAATCCACTGCGAGGGGAAAACTCGGCGCATTTTGTTCTAATCTGCATAGCTTAAGCTTCGCGGCCCGGATCATccaaatcccaatcccaatcccaatgcaaaaatgcaaatccAGAAATGCGcgtaatttcatttttgttcctttctaatatttttggtgTTATTGTGTGCGAGCTCTCTAATCCAGTCTGAATGGATCAAGGAGCTGGTCGCGAGTTCGCGTTCAGTTCGCGACCTGATACCTGACTTTCGTCTCACCTTTTTTTCCCATCTAATCCCTTGACGCGTGTGCGGCAACTACCTGAGCAAGagcatgttgcatgcaacatatAAGCCACATGCAGTTGCCAATCGTCAGTCAGTCGCAAGTTTGTTTGTCCAGCGAGCAGACGCATTGAATCCAACACAAATTTCAGATCATCGCACACTCTCATAATTggaatactcgtatatatcgCTAGGTGAGCATCCAGGATACGTTCACCATTTTGTGGCAAGCGAGTGAAACTCACTCAGCATccctcactctccctctcgctcCACACATAATTGCACAAGGGGTGGCACGCTTAGGggtggcaaaaataaaaatagaagcaAGAAAAacgctataaaaaaaaagacaaaaagaaaagcgataaaaaaaaacttgacgCAGGCGCATTTAACTAAtatttctctccctctctctctgctttACAGCCGTGTCCAgcaggaacagcagcagcaacaacatcgacagTAGCaatatcaacagcagcaacatgcagAACTGGGAGACGAGCACGGCTTCGGCCAACTATGAGCAACATAACGCCTGGTACAACAGCATGTTTGCGGCCAATATTAAACAGGAGCCAATCTCCCATcaccatcatcagcaacatcatgatagcaacagcaacaacagctgcgcCAGCAGTCCACGGCAATCTCCTCATCCGCCCAGCACGCAACTGGAGCAATATCtaaagcagcaacatcaacagcagcagcaacatcaacagcccATGGACACGCTATGTGGAGCAGCAATGACGCCATCGCCAAGTAATAATGATCAGAATAGTCTGCAACATTTCGATGCcacgctgcagcagcaactgttgcagcagcagcaatatcaGCAGCACTTTCAGGCcgcccaacagcaacagcagcagcagcagcaacatcatcaccTGGCACTGGGTGGCTTCAATCCCTTAACACCGCCGGGTTTGCCCAATCCCATGCAACATTATTATGCCAGCAATATGCGACCCAGTCCACAGccgacaccaacaacagcagtgacagcagcaacagttgttggtgttggtgttgcaaGTGGCGACAAGTTGCAGGCATTGACACCACCAATGGATGTCACGCCGCCAAAGTCGCCGGCCAAGTCACAGCAATCGAACACGGAGCCAGAGAAGGAACACGATCTAATGTCGAATTCGAGTGAGGACATGAAGTACATGGCAGAGTCGGAGGATGACGACACCAACATACGGATGCCCATCTACAATTCGCATGGCAAGATGAAGAACTACAAGTGCAAGACGTGTGGCGTTGTGGCCATCACCAAGGTGGATTTCTGGGCACACACCCGCACCCACATGAAGCCCGACAAGATACTGCAGTGTGCCAAGTGTCCGTTCGTCACCGAGTTCAAGCATCATCTGGAGTATCACATCCGCAAGCATAAGAACCAAAAGCCCTTCCAGTGCGACAAGTGCAGTTACACGTGCGTCAACAAATCCATGTTGAATTCGCATCGTAAATCGCATAGTTCCGTCTATCAATACCGTTGTGCCGACTGTGATTATGCCACCAAGTATTGCCACAGCTTCAAGTTGCATCTGCGCAAGTACGGACACAAGCCTGGCATGGTCTTGGATGAGGATGGCACTCCGAATCCCTCGCTGGTCATTGATGTCTACGGCACTCGACGTGGTCCCAAGAGCAAGTCCGTCTCTGGCAGCAGCTCCAGCGGTTGCAGCGGTTCCAGcaaacgcagcagcagcagcattgcgCCACCAACTgctcaacaacagcagcagcaccagcagcaacaaacagcagcaacatcgcaGTTGTCGGCAGCACTGCAAGGATTCCCCTTGCCCGCaactgctgcagttgctcctccGTCAGCATCctctgcagttgcagttgcagttccagCTGCATCGCCTCCATCGCCGGCCAAGAGTGTTGCCAGCTCGGAGCAGGCGGCCAGCTTGCCATCGGCTCTGCTGCCGCCTTTGGCCAGTCTGCTGCAACAGAACCGCAACATGGCTTTCTTCCCTTACTGGAATCTCAATCTGCAGATGCTTGCGGCACAGCAACAGGCCGCTGTCCTGGCACAATTGTCGCCGCGCATGCACgatcaactgcagcagcaacatcagcaacaacagcagcagcaacagcaacagcaacatctgAACTTGCAACACAGTGATAACGAGGAGGATGAGGAGCATGAGGATGACTTTGAGCGCAAGTCTGTGGACTCGGCAATGGATCTGTCCCAGGGCACACCCGTTAAGGAGGACTTGCACCAGCATCTACCCCACAGCAGCCACATGGCCATGAATCTAAAGGTCAAGGACGAAGACACGCCACTGATAAGCAGCAGCACAGCCTCACGCCGCAAAGGACGCGTCCTTAAGCTGGACACGCTGCTGCAACTCAAGTCCGCGGCAATGTCATCCCCGGAACAGCAGCCAAAACAGCCCACAGCCTCGTCGCCCATTGCCGGTGGCAACAGTGGCATTAAACAGCTGGCGGATGATCCTTGCTCGGGTGCCAGTTCGGCAGATGAATCGATGGAAACGAGCCATGTGCCGCAGGTTAATATTAGTGCCAGCTCAACGGCATCCAGTTCCGGAAATAGCTCAAATGCCAGCAGCAATGCAGCTCCTGCATCCACTACCGCCTctgcctccgcctccgcctctgCCACTGCCTCCGTGTCCAGCTCATCCTCTGCCacgggcagcagcagcaacagcaacagcaacaacaactcgcCGGCCATCTATGAGTGCAAGTATTGTGATATTTACTTCAAGGACGCGGTGCTGTACACCATCCACATGGGATATCACAGCTGCGACGATGTCTTCAAGTGCAACATGTGCGGCGAAAAGTGCGACGGACCCGTCGGCCTCTTTGTCCACATGGCCCGCAATGCTCACTCCTAAAGTGTCGCAAACAGCGGCTCAACAACTtgttattcatattatttttattattaacctATTTCGTTGTCCAGAATTGTAAATACTCGTAATTTAAGTTTGATTTCGTTGTCAAGAATTGTACATAAcgccaaaaactaaaaaaatcacACAAAACACCTTCTATTAACTAATCCTAGAACTAAGCCTTAGGCACAGCTCGATGTGTAACTCTAATCTAACTAACTTACTCTTTCCCTAATCCCTTTATGTATAGTTTAGTTTAgattagtttatttttcttatataaagAAGCAAACCAAACGAATGTCGCAAACCGAACAAAAACCCTGAAAAAGGTTTAAAAAATTCTCATGCATATAAGCCTTAATTTaagtacttattttttaagtcaagTCAACAAAGAGTCCAAagtcaaattataaaacaaagattagtgtataattttattttttataaaaataaataaatgtttagtattaaaacaaaaaatgaaaaaagaaaacaaacaacaactccTCAGCGCGATTTCCTTTGGTATTTTCAGTATTTTGTTAAGGTTAACTTCACATTTAAGTTAAACGATcgattaaataaatgcacacaattaaacaaaaaaaacttcttgattttttatatgatttttattatgctcatttttattttaattcattttggcataatgacaatatttttgataatgaaTAGCTCAAAAGGAAGTACAAATCTAGAGATTTTATACCAAGcccacaacatttttaaatttaattatagtatGTATACTATTGTAAATCAGTAGCCAATAATGAattgtaaaaacaaatatttacaaaagaaaaaatcaacaCAACCAAAACGCAATCTGAGCGAATGGATCAAAATTACATTAGTTTCTATATATAACTAGTTCTAAGTACAATCCAAAGTTGAAGAGAACTCGAGAGCTCAGTGTAAAGAATAACATTTCTTAAGAACACTTGTATATTAAACAGAGATAACTAAGTTTCCCAAATGTTTTTATGTAATGtatagtataaataataaagaacaatatacttatatacatagatCTTCATAAAGTTATTCGACAGATGACTCAAAAACCACACAATGCTGGCCATTAGAGAATGGGAAAACTGCTCCATCATGTGCTAAATGATCGAGCTATTAAGTGCGGGCGACCCAAGCAAATTGCTCTAACGAGAGAGATTCTCGTTATTCTGCGGATCCGCAGAGCTCTACGAATTTCCATTGATCGATTACTGGCATTTTGCGTAAAAACGGATAgataaagaaaattgtataataatgaaaaacccATAAGCACGCGTATGAGGAAACGCCTTTTACATGACGCAGCAAGGAATCGATCGATCGGGGATCGTGGATGGAGAAACGAGGATCACTCGGGGAGTTCGTCACGCGCACTTCgggacgacaacaacaacgacaattgTCGCGTGCTCTTGAGTGGaaattggtttttctttttccgaCCCTTAAACGCAGTTTTCTTGCTGCATTTTTGGGCgttttataaatagttttctaGCTTCTTTCTGATTGGCTAAAGAATTGTTAGTGTGGGGGGAACGAATACTTCGAATATttgttcattaaatattttacaatttttctttCTCATTCAAAATAAACGCAGTTATTcctcattaaaaattatgcacCCGAAGcataattgatatttatgaGTGTAAGGAAATTAAGTCGGGAGAAAAGCGAAGAACTAACATTGATGGTGGTCCGAGTCAAAATTATAGATGAAATCATAAATTCGATTTTGCATATCCCTTTAGTCGGTCAAGAGGGGATTCCTGACCATTTGACCGCACTTAAGTTGCTAATAACTCAATGTACTTTCATCATATTGGCTTGTGGCAGACACAAGCGAGTTTAAAGATGTTTATCTTCCCAAAACAGGACCCTAACCTCATTGTGCTACCTAAAGATCCTTTGCTCTTAGCTCTTATCTCGGCTTGTGGTCTTGTCCTCCATCCTGGCGGCCCTTTGTTCGATccacagacaaaaaaaatagaaaaaaagaaagaaagaatcTTTTTTGTTAAGTGGAACTAGCCGGGGTCATTCAGGATATCCAACAGTTTCAAATGCTCGTCCAACTCACTGGACGACTGACCATTTGAAAGGTGTAATTTTGGTCTCTGATCTTTGCCATTGGTTCCATTTCTTCATCTCTTCCCTCCTCTTCTGGCAGCTGTTGCTCATTTTGCACCTTTTGCTAGAATCATTTTTCATGTGATTTTTTAGCTAGTTTTCCAAGTGCTCCCACACGAGTATGACACACTTTTTTAAGAGATAGTTCGATAGGTTCATCTATTCAAGATAAAGGATCTAAGAGTTATTTATCTCAAGGTTATGAAAAGTGTTGTAGTCAGAAGTAGAGAGATTTCGCTATGATGTTTTAATGAATTGTTGTATTATTAAGCAGAGATTGACTTTTAGTTATATTGACACAtatgatattatttattaagcaaGGAGATGTTGGGAAATTAAACATGACTACACAAATCTCTTAagaattaaagtaaataatttaattataaataaaattttttcaaattttaatgaaattactatgtatttttatacaataaaatcatacgtttaaaatgtattttatgccattatgttcaatttaaaaatttatttagtttaatcaacaaattgtaaataaaatttggttcacaaatgtgcaaaaacCTGGAGATCAAGCAAAGTAAGTTTTATTAgggttatttttgatttaaataaacatttctgtAGATGGGCAATTCCACAAAAAGGTCCACCGCGGCCAAAAACTTAAAGTTGATCATGAActcttatttttcattttttaattccaaCTTACAGTCAACTTCTATTTTTGTAACGTAACATCACcgcatatttttgcttatatcttttaattgaaaaggtCGATTGTTTTCGTCTTTTTACTAAATATAGTCCAACTAAATTGCTACTAAGacataataaaacatttacaaaatttggtattttcatgttttttgatcaattttgttGTACGAATGTAACGTAACGGGGCtgtggaaatgcccatataCCAAGGATcaaaaaatagtatttaaaaccttttcttttttcaaaaaaatagataaagaaCAATCATATCTTCTAAAATaactaatatttaatgttatagatttagctatttttacaGAAAACTAAGTGAGTTTGTCCCCTTCACACGCTAGTAGGAGTATATGAATGGAGTGCATATATTTTGTAGTTACCCTTCATGCTTATTTCGTCTGGCTTATCCGACAATCTACATAAGAACCGCAGCCCAGCACACAATGGTAAACATGAAAGTATTATTAATGCCACAGAGAAATCTCCCACAGGGCTGAACATAAAATAGGTATTTACAATAGAACCACCCccaaaactaacaacaacaatacaggcaaccaacaaaaaatcagCACTGCACACGCCATATTGAATACTTACTTATATTGAGTTGCCGTTGGAATAGGAATCGGAATCGGAGTTTGAggtggagttggagttgggcTGTCTGGATATGGGTAGCCATTTTTAGACGCCGTCAGATGGACGCTAAAAATAAGCCAAGTAACAATTCCAAAATAATTCGAGGCTGCTCGAAGTTGGGACGAAAAGTGTTACAAGGTTTTTCACTATGCCAAAACTGGCAATGCGCCGCGTGGGTTACAAAAAGGGGGCGGTTAACGTGAAGGGAGGGAGGGTGAacactgtacagtgtacactgcaattgtgtgtgtgggtgtttaGTTGATTAACACACGCAAGGGTGCCGTAAAAAGCCATCGATACGAGAAGACTCACCATTTCTAACAATTCTTGACCATGGACTATGAGTCTCGTTTTTGAGTCTGGACACGAGTATGATTAGCTCAGAACGCACCCTTCTGACGCTGACCATGAGCCCTTATCAAACAGCCGTTGCctgatgtcgatgtcgatgagCTGTTGATTGCCATTTCTCTCAGAGATGGCGCCCACATTAGAaacacaaatgcaacaacagctcGAATAAATTGTTCAGTTTTACGCATTATCATTACAAAATTGCCATGGACCAGCATCTGTGGCCAATTATAGACTCGCTTCTGATCCTGAGCGTGACGTCATGTCGGCACCTAAGATGGCAAtcctcgcacacacacacgcacacacatactacACTGAAGGATTTACTGAATAGCTGATAATTTATTTCTGTAAACAATTTTCACTGGAATTGCGCACGGTCCACGCCAACAACTTTCCTTTTCTCGACCAGTCAACCAGTCGACAAGTCTAACAGCTGACCAAGGTCCATTGGGTACTCCTTAGGTGGTAGGTGGAACCAATTTTTAAGTAGGCGCTGCTAACAAGCAAGGCAAATGATAACTGCCCTTCAACCAGGTGATTGTTTTGGCATGATCTAAATTATGGCATTCTCTATCAGTTCTGGATTGTTTATGATAAAAGAGTGattgtaatattaaaaaattttttgtgtgttattTCACACACcacaaatctctagagattaaaaaaaaattgcaaaataaaataaattcgtaGCTCattaaatgtcagagattcCATTTTTTGGATATATATGAATTTCCCAGGTCATTACAGTCGACtgccaaaaattaattttaaatttcagaaaaattattttttttaaatttaaaattatttcattaaaatttatttcattcacttttttaacattttaaaaataatttaatttttgcaatacttttttttaccaaagctttccaacattttttttttaattttatagcaGTGATTTCTTGGTTTCAGGAATATCAACTTTTGAATTATTCTTAGAAATTTGTAGGAATTCCCGGAATATTCGTATTAGCAACTAAATTTCGTGATCACATTAGTCTTTGTGAATTTTTCGAAATCTTAAAAATGGTAAGATTTTTTCGGAGACTGGCCTGTCGTGCGCACCCAAAACACATAATCTTAAAAGAGCATTCTACAAAATTTCTACAAAGAAGCATAGGAAAAGCAAATCTAATAATCAAGAATGGTtactttaattgttaaaattattgaataaaattaaatttactttaaaatggAATGAAAATGTCTATAACAcacttaaaacaatttttttattaaatattttaataattaaaaagtttgttAATATTGTGTCAACTGATTTTCTGCATCTTTGATAAATAGTTCCACAGCTGGAATTTATTCACAACACCATTTAAGCAATGAAAGtcccaaaatttaaaaaaaattttcttatctTTCCAACACTTTCTCTATCTGCTCCATTCccaattaacaaatattaaaaccgcttttaattataaatgtacaaAGCTGTATATAATCAGTAATgcctttaaaatatttgttagtgTATGGTAAtcttgtaataaaaatgattttactGCCGAAGACCCGGTAACTCCCTGAGGAAGCCAAAAAGAACAGGAACATCACTTAGGATCCACCAGGTCGCCGTGTGGGTTACTAGTTAATGTGGAAGCTAAATTCTTGGGTATGTGGGAGGGAGATGGATAACTTAAATCGAGTAAAGAACGCGAAATCCACTTGGAAACCAACAAATCTTTACAGTTCCACAATGTCCACTCACATGTAAATGTGTTGAAAGAGGGAGGGAGACAGATAGAAAACTAGAATCGCCTACATAATGAACATTGGGAGATAGAAAAAAACATCTGCCCCTGATGGCACTTTAGTTAACGTAAAATAACAAtggttaaaaatatatatgtatatgtgcacatacatatgtatatgtatattggtATGCATGCAGCatggaaacaaaaaaaatctgattgttgttgttgttgactggCTGTGCCATCGATAATGTCCAGCATCCGTTATAGAGAAAAAGGAAGTCGAAATAAACGACAACAGCGTGTGCCTGCTGACTgtctgtgtgcgtgagtgtgtgtgagtatgtgtgtgagtgtgggggTTGCACACGCGTCCTACACAGTCCATACTCATCCTCAAAATcatcctcgtcctcgtcctcaaCTATTTGCACTGGACAGACGTTTAGTGTAGAGTTTGACCGTTGGTTCCTTGGTTGATTCGTTTGGACAGTTTGCTACATTTGCCGCgcacaaacaataaaaattgtgtGGGTTACTCGATTGAATTCGATTTCCCTTTGCCTCTTCACATTTTTTGTGTTCCACAGcctttctttatatttacacGGGCCGGCGACGCAGATGTCGTCGAGTCAACAGAGAAACCGTAGATGCCTGGGAGCCTATCCAATAAAGTAGATGATAAGTTCGAAATCTTAAAGTGCTCTCCacatatatttcatatagtcttaaagttcaattttactattttttttataaaagtctaTTGGCTAGATCAATTTTCGAACTCTCCTCTCAAATAGTTTTGTGAAATGTTTGTCACACGAATTATCCAATCTCTGAGATGAGCACCCTAGTAATCTTAacgaatttaatgaaatttcacTTTAAAGATCCTTTTTCAAGGTGTAGTAAATAAAAAGTCTGAAAGTGTTCCtaaatttgttaacaaatcaaaatatcCGGAACTCAATCTTATCtaatatgcatattatatgAAAAGGATTGTACTCTTAAAGTGTAtcccacaaaaataaaataatatctttAAGACCAATTCATATTATATGACTACATTTTCTAGTACGATAATTTTCCCAATTTTCCTCTTAGGGCTTCCGTGTTTTTGTGAACCAATCAAAATGTTTGCAGCACAAGCCAAAAAGTCATGTAACGCCTGTTACagcatcaaaaatttaacgcTTCGCCCATAAAAAATTAGATGACGACCAATAAAAATATGggaaacagaaataaaaactatGTATAGAAGaggaaatgcaaaaaaacgTTCAAAAAACAACCCAATATACaagcaaaaaatgtttcaaaatgtGCACAGAAAACTGCAAATAGCACACAACGGGGTGGGTAAGCGAATCCACCCCTTAGAGGAGGGTTGCAATGCTgaatgaatttctttttttttggtttttttttttggtacattttgctttttttttttgtagcatgtGAATAAAAAACAGGTagttgcctttgttgttgattatattttttttttgtatctttcagTAACAGATACTTTTTTCTTAAGGAGCACATGTTGTTGCTGAATAGATGTGGTCCCAAAACGGTTCGACTTATTGGTCTTTGTGAGGCCAGAAGTGCAAATGTCAGCTGGAAAACTGTAATGTGAGCAATTAGAGATGCCCCGACGAGGTATCATTATTAGTCCCAAACAACTTACAGGTGTCAAATGATATCTCTAAAACTGTCTAGTTCTTTTATCTGTAAAGTTGTCAATACGACTCACATATCAAGATGGGCGGATATGGGTATCGAGTTTTCGTTAACTGTTATGGGAGAAAccaaaaatcaagtttgtaAACCGATTCCGAGCCAAGTTTTAGTTCGAACATGTTTTCCGAACCAAAATTTTAATCGAAGCTTTACAATGGTCTACCACTTTAAGCAGAACCCGAACctgattctttttttaaaataatagtttggcttaaaagaaaaacttcaatttgtaaaaaaaatcttactGAACACTGTGACTAGCGTGATAATATAAAAGTAGCAATACAATAGCGttactattttaaattatattattttaagagtttccaatttgttttttttttaagcaattgagaaaatgaaaaaaattccGAGTATACAATTAAACTAATAGCAAATCCTTGGATTCACGATTCCTTTCAACATGGAAATTAACAGCTGGAACCACAAGCCTTTTCTCACCAGGTCGTTAGGCAGGTGAAAACATTGACTGTCACCGCATCCATCAGAACTGTCGTCTATTTGTTTAACATGAAGTGCATCCATTATGTTTCACATATTTTGCTTGGTTATTGATTCAATTGTCTAGGGTTAAGCACATTTTCCAGCTGGTCactaattcaattgaattgttgCCGATCAAAAGGGGGCAGCAACGCAGTTTTGCCACATTTCCATGTGCCATTCATTTTTGCCACATCAGCATAGCGCAACGAAATCATTTTCTTGCTTTTCATCCAAAAAATGCGAACATTTTGCATTGCACAGCCAAAAACCCCTCAAATAAAGGTgtcattttgtcaaattttgaaCCCTTTTTCTAGTTTCTATTGTTGTGCGGGTTAACAAATCTCAAACATTTCTGGTGGTGACTTTTCACATCCAAATGCTGGAAATTGAAACAGCTGCTTGGAAACAGGATTGGAATTGGGATCATTTTCCCTAGCTGGATCAGTTAGTTCTTTCGAAAGCAATACTATATAACGAAGAATGAGTTACTAAACCTCCTCCTCCACTTTTCCCCATCCTaattatttccaaaatttcatttagtaAAGTACTCTCGGTTGATCCACtctgaaaataatattgaaaaattaattgattaaaatatattatatgcatttatgAAAATGGTACTTTAGTCTAAACTTGATTGcccaaattatttatataatttgtatatttttgataaatatttagttggtTAGTTGCTTAAAATCAGGCGGATTTCACAAAGCTCTGGAGCttgcaaatgttttaaaataccACCGTTCAAAATGTCAGTGTTTCTttaatgtcagagatttaattttttcaaacaatATTTCGAAgtcacaaatttaaaaaaaaattattaagtttagaCATATTTTATAcagttaaaaaatgtttaaaaaattaaatttattaat
This genomic stretch from Drosophila innubila isolate TH190305 chromosome 2L unlocalized genomic scaffold, UK_Dinn_1.0 5_B_2L, whole genome shotgun sequence harbors:
- the LOC117782731 gene encoding protein hunchback, translated to MQNWETSTASANYEQHNAWYNSMFAANIKQEPISHHHHQQHHDSNSNNSCASSPRQSPHPPSTQLEQYLKQQHQQQQQHQQPMDTLCGAAMTPSPSNNDQNSLQHFDATLQQQLLQQQQYQQHFQAAQQQQQQQQQHHHLALGGFNPLTPPGLPNPMQHYYASNMRPSPQPTPTTAVTAATVVGVGVASGDKLQALTPPMDVTPPKSPAKSQQSNTEPEKEHDLMSNSSEDMKYMAESEDDDTNIRMPIYNSHGKMKNYKCKTCGVVAITKVDFWAHTRTHMKPDKILQCAKCPFVTEFKHHLEYHIRKHKNQKPFQCDKCSYTCVNKSMLNSHRKSHSSVYQYRCADCDYATKYCHSFKLHLRKYGHKPGMVLDEDGTPNPSLVIDVYGTRRGPKSKSVSGSSSSGCSGSSKRSSSSIAPPTAQQQQQHQQQQTAATSQLSAALQGFPLPATAAVAPPSASSAVAVAVPAASPPSPAKSVASSEQAASLPSALLPPLASLLQQNRNMAFFPYWNLNLQMLAAQQQAAVLAQLSPRMHDQLQQQHQQQQQQQQQQQHLNLQHSDNEEDEEHEDDFERKSVDSAMDLSQGTPVKEDLHQHLPHSSHMAMNLKVKDEDTPLISSSTASRRKGRVLKLDTLLQLKSAAMSSPEQQPKQPTASSPIAGGNSGIKQLADDPCSGASSADESMETSHVPQVNISASSTASSSGNSSNASSNAAPASTTASASASASATASVSSSSSATGSSSNSNSNNNSPAIYECKYCDIYFKDAVLYTIHMGYHSCDDVFKCNMCGEKCDGPVGLFVHMARNAHS